One genomic window of Magnolia sinica isolate HGM2019 chromosome 3, MsV1, whole genome shotgun sequence includes the following:
- the LOC131239068 gene encoding uncharacterized protein LOC131239068, with protein MELHDASDAVMCRAFSLTLADVARLWFKQLKPKSIRTFTELSDAFLTNFIGGKKKLKPPAHLNNIVQKERELLKDYIKRFNFKSLQVRKHTEETILNSIMQGVRDKPFLASLDKNPPETLSEFMTRSDKYADAEETRNLREAVQNAKTTAKRWAKNEANSAGGKKRKDYRTHEERKSGKRPDRMFSTYTPLNKPREQVLMEIKSKGFVSWPNKLRSNPNRRNKDKYCHYHRDHDHSTSDCYHLKEEIERLIREGLLKEHVKRIGTTEELPGDDRPMEEIRMIVGGPLCGGDSNNAQKNHARSLNRPESDILIIARPSKEKKKKKYYISFTDEDAQEIHRLHDDALVVTLTIANRRVFRILVDTGSSVDVLFT; from the coding sequence ATGGAActacatgatgcctcggatgccgtGATGTGTCGAGCCTTCTCCCTTACATTAGCCGACGtagctcgactttggttcaagcagctgaaaccaaagtcTATCCGAACcttcacagaacttagtgacgcctTCCTAACCAATTTTATTGGCGGGAAGAAGAAGCTGAAACCTCCAGCGCACCTGAATAACATAGTACAAAAGGAGAGAGAATTACTGAAAGACTATATCAAACGGTTCAACTTCAAATCGCTCCAAGTTCGGAAACACACGGAGGAAACAATACTCAACTCCATCATGCAAGGCGTAAGGGACAAGCCATTCTTGGCGTCCTTAGATAAGAATCCACCCGAGACTTTGTCGGAGTTCATGACTCGGTCGGATAAATACGCAGACGCTGAAGAAACGCGGAACTTGCGTGAGGCCGTCCAGAACGCAAAAACCACGGCCAAACGGTGGGCCAAAAATGAGGCTAACTCAGCCGGAGGAAAAAAGCGTAAGGACTACCGAACGCATGAAGAACGCAAGTCTGGCAAGCGACCCGACCGAATGTTCTCTACATACACCCCGCTTAACAAACCTCGAGAACAAGTactgatggaaatcaaaagtaaAGGATTCGTGAGTTGGCCAAATAAGCTTCGGAGTAACCCAAACCGACGGAACAAGGATAAGTACTGTCACTATCATCGCGATCACGATCATAGCACAAGTGATTGCTATCATTTGAAGGaggagatcgaaaggcttatccgaGAAGGTCTGCTCAAAGAACACGTCAAGAGAATAGGAACAACGGAAGAACTACCGGGCGACGACcgacctatggaagaaatccggatgaTAGTCGGAGGACCCCTGTGCGGCGGTGACTCAAATAACGCCCAGAAAAACCACGCCAGGAGTCTCAACCGACCTGAGTCTGACATTCTAATCATAGCTCGACCatcgaaagaaaaaaagaagaaaaaatattatATCTCATTCACTGATGAAGACGCCCAAGAGATCCATCGTCTACATGATGATGCATTAGTCGTTACTCTGACCATTGCAAATCGAAGGGTGTTCCGTATTCTCGTCGACACAGGGTCATCGGTTGACGTATTGTTCACTTAA